Genomic DNA from Streptomyces sp. NBC_01571:
GGTACTGCCGACCGTCATCAGCAGGAGGCCCGGGACGAGATACGCGACGTACTCGGAGCGGTCGGCGCCGCCACCGATGCCCGCGCTCATGGTGTCGCCGAAGATGTAGACGAAGAGCAGGAGCAGCATGACCGGCGTGAGCAGCAGATTCAGCGTCATGGACGGATAGCGCCGCGCGTGCAGCAGGTTCCGCCGCAACATCGTGGACGAGTCACGCACGGCGAGGGGGAGGGAGCTCATCGGACGTCCTCCTTGGTCTTGTCGGGTGTGCCGGAGCCGGTCAGGGCGAAGAACACGTCGTCGAGGTCGGGGGTGTGCACGGTCAGCTCGTCCGCCTCGATGTCTGCCGAGTCCAGCCAGTCGAGGATCGAGCGCAGCTCGCGCTGGCTGCCGTCGCTCGGGATCCGCAACGACAGTGCTTCGTCGTCCCGGGTGGCCTCGCGCAGCGTGGAGGCGGCGGACCGGTACGCGGTCGGGTCGGTGAAGCGGAGGCGGACGTGTCCGCCGGGGATCAGTCGCTTCAGTTCCTCGGCGCTGCCCTCGGCGGCGATCTTGCCGTCGTGCAGCAGGGCGATGCGGTCGGCGAGTTCGTCGGCCTCGTCCAGGTACTGGGTGGTGAGGAAGACGGTGACGCCGTCGGAGACGAGAGCGCGGATGATCTGCCACATGTTGTGGCGGGCGCGCGGGTCGAGGCCTGTGGTGGGTTCGTCGAGGAAGATGATCCGCGGGCTGCCGACCAGGGTCATGGCGATGTCCAGGCGGCGTTTCATGCCGCCGGAGTAGGTGGAGGCCGGTTTCTTCGCGGCCTCGGTGAGGTCGAAGCGCTCGAGGAGTTCGGCGGCGACGCGTCGGCCCTCGCGCTTGGACAGGTGGTGCAGGTCCGCCATGAGGAGCATGTTCTCCTCGCCCGTGATCAGGCCGTCGACGGCGGAGAACTGGCCGGTGACACCGATCGCGGCGCGGGCGGCCTGCGGGTCGACGGCCAGGTCGTGGCCCGCGACGTGGGCCTGGCCGCCGTCGGCGGTGATGAGTGTGGACAGGATCTTCACGGCGGTGGTCTTGCCGGCGCCGTTCGGGCCGAGCAGCGCGAACACGGTCCCGGCCGCGACGGCGAGGTCGATGCCGTCGAGCACGGTCTTGTCGCCGTAGGCCTTGCGCAGCCGGACGGCGGAGACGGCGGCGGACGGCTGCCGCCCGTCGCCCTGTCTGGGCATGGGCATGGACATGGGCATGACAGAAGAAGGCATGGAGTCCTCCCGGTCGAAGGGGTGGTGAGCGGTCGAGTGGCCTTGGCTGTGAAGCGGTCGGGCGGGCGGGTCAGGGCCGGGCGCGGCGGATGTCGATGTTGCCGTAGCGGGTGCGGGCCTTGACCTCGACGGTGTCCTCGGACTCGTCCGGGCTGTCGGACGCGGTGAGCGCGTTGCGTACCTGCCCGTTGGCCGAGCTGACGTCGAGCCAGGCGGCCGTGCCCTTGCGGATGCCGACGTCGATGGCGCCGTAGGAGGTCTCCAACTGGACGGTGCCACGGGCCACGTCCCCCACCCGCAGGGTGCCGTGGGCCGTGGTCGCGGTGACCGAGCTCTCGGCGCGCTGGATGTCGATGTCCCCGTTGGCTCCGCTCACCCGCAGCTCGCCGATCGCGGCGCCGACGGTCGTGCTGCCGTGCGAGTTCTTCAGGACGGCCGGGCCGTCCACCGTACCGACCCGCAGGCTGCCCGAGCTGGTGGTGATCTCGGCCAGGCCCTCGATCTGGTCCACGGTGATCGAGCCGTGCGACGCGGTCAGTTGCAGCGGGCCCGTCGCATCCAGGCGGACGTCACCCGACGATGTCTTCACGCGGACCTCACCGAGCCGGCCCTCGCCGAGCACCTGGGTCCAGGAGCCGGTTGTGTCGACGCGGGAGCCGGTGGGCAGTTCGACCGTCACGTCGACGCTGCCGGTGGGACCGACGAGGTAGCGCCCCTTGGGCGTCCTGATGGTCAGCACGCCGTTCGCGTACGTGACCTCGGTCTGCTCGGCGACCCGCACGTCCTTGTCCTTCTTCGGGTCGCGGGGTCGCACCTCGACGACCGTGTCGAGGCGCTCGCTCGCGGAGAACTGGATGGATCCGGCGGCCACGTTGGCGGTGACCGAGACCGGCTGGGGAGTGTCGAAAGAAGGCATGGCTGTCCCGTCCTCTTGGGTCTTGGCGGTGTCCCTGCTGGTGGGACCTGGTGTGAGTGAAGTGGAGTGGACTTGCCTCGTCCCGGCTAGCGCACCCAGCCCGTGAGGCTCTGTCCGACGGTGCGGGTGGTGCGGGTCTTCTCCGGCGTACGCGGCTGGGTGCCACCGTCGACCGCGGCCGACACGGCTCGTACCAGCCACGCGTTGACCGACAGGCCCTCGCGGCTCGCGGCCT
This window encodes:
- a CDS encoding DUF4097 family beta strand repeat-containing protein is translated as MPSFDTPQPVSVTANVAAGSIQFSASERLDTVVEVRPRDPKKDKDVRVAEQTEVTYANGVLTIRTPKGRYLVGPTGSVDVTVELPTGSRVDTTGSWTQVLGEGRLGEVRVKTSSGDVRLDATGPLQLTASHGSITVDQIEGLAEITTSSGSLRVGTVDGPAVLKNSHGSTTVGAAIGELRVSGANGDIDIQRAESSVTATTAHGTLRVGDVARGTVQLETSYGAIDVGIRKGTAAWLDVSSANGQVRNALTASDSPDESEDTVEVKARTRYGNIDIRRARP
- a CDS encoding ATP-binding cassette domain-containing protein, producing MPMPRQGDGRQPSAAVSAVRLRKAYGDKTVLDGIDLAVAAGTVFALLGPNGAGKTTAVKILSTLITADGGQAHVAGHDLAVDPQAARAAIGVTGQFSAVDGLITGEENMLLMADLHHLSKREGRRVAAELLERFDLTEAAKKPASTYSGGMKRRLDIAMTLVGSPRIIFLDEPTTGLDPRARHNMWQIIRALVSDGVTVFLTTQYLDEADELADRIALLHDGKIAAEGSAEELKRLIPGGHVRLRFTDPTAYRSAASTLREATRDDEALSLRIPSDGSQRELRSILDWLDSADIEADELTVHTPDLDDVFFALTGSGTPDKTKEDVR